The following are encoded in a window of SAR324 cluster bacterium genomic DNA:
- a CDS encoding response regulator, producing the protein MANSLANSTLASQGVLDLTGYDFDQSGLLKFKGEWEFYWNQLLSPEDFLNSSPVKTGWMHLPGIWNDYELDGKKLSGLGYATYRLKIKVSSTEPVYAVKMLSVATAYKLWVNGKLMASAGETGISKETMKPKYLPQSKAFATDTNEIELVLQVSNFYHLKGGVWETVSFGLASHIEKFKFGQLTTDLFLFGSIFVMSLYHFGLYALRRKELSTLYFGLFCLMISIRTIIMGERFLVISLPDLSWFITAKLEYVSFFLAVPLFSMFIQFLYPEDFPQKILRVIQGIGFLASFLVLVTPPILFTQLTISYQIFTLVTCLISIYVLVRAVTKKREGARIFVGGFLIMFCAIINDILHHNQIISSDDMTPLGLFVFIFSQSFLLSLRFSQAFFTVEEQSQRLMVLDKLKDDFLANTSHELRTPLNGIIGLGESILDGAKGPVSPGLAHDIHIIVQSGKRLSNLVNDILDFSKMKHSELQLQLKPENIKQTIELVLTISKTLVGTKPLRLSSKMPEDMPLVLADHNRLQQILYNLIGNAIKFTHEGQVEVNVRVEQQFVHIDIVDSGIGIPANKLDQIFISFEQVDGSTAREYGGTGLGLSITKQLVEAHGGKISVTSKMGEGSVFSFYLPVTSEQEVQDTSYSDLTREKYQMPDTVLIDEMDEIPNASGLKQKTILVVDDEPVNLQVLKNLLTLRNFRVLTAQDGFSALELIEKQLPDLVILDVMMPRMSGYEVCEKIRETHQSSTLPIVMLTAKNQVNDLVQGLNSGANDYLNKPFFKEELLARVDTHLELSEINTAFLQANHRLKLLLQGTREIAEANDKFHTMINAANSILSELPVLENATAHLYFGENNLSSGNQYTYFGFPLNYEPFPHVKMDSIKETKHLNCSAMPALIQESFDSGNTQTFLHEQTLYIPLGHRDHHLGAIMIEGIDHHLIHDDLKEFIDTLAYSLSVALEDLSFVVELEKKVLDRTRQLNESLHQVEQQNTTLLASNRKLEDLNQTKEQLLKRLSELYNTQLADLTDVLDLIQIGNGDLKAMVRQAIRDAHEIKQSLRPVTSLYVSEQAIRSKKVLLAETDKKQQMLAKMALGGTGVELDIVSTIEQGKEQLEASVYDILCINSELIELSEIAHQCSPNTKSVFMTSESASTYLQILDRYPFLSNIVSRNEEDRTFTLKNIFTTVSKLISQDLFGFEKYLSWGVDAQQYPVINSDSRHKLTDGMEDYFNHLGVRKMILNKCVMVAEELLMNAIYDAPSDAMGKALYNHLPRTVPVELKPEEQGLFRYACDGLLLSVSVEDPFGGLGRQTILEYLKSCYEGRAGSLNKDKGGAGRGLFQIIEASDLVVINVKQGVKTEVISIFNLDPGKSKNEKNTSLHYFYA; encoded by the coding sequence ATGGCGAATTCTCTCGCCAATAGTACCTTGGCCTCCCAGGGAGTTCTTGATTTGACCGGATATGATTTTGATCAGTCGGGCTTACTGAAATTCAAGGGCGAATGGGAGTTTTACTGGAATCAACTTCTGTCACCTGAAGATTTCCTAAACTCATCGCCTGTAAAAACAGGATGGATGCATCTTCCCGGAATCTGGAATGATTACGAACTGGACGGAAAAAAGCTTTCCGGACTGGGATACGCAACCTACCGATTGAAAATCAAAGTATCCTCGACAGAGCCTGTTTATGCTGTGAAAATGCTATCTGTGGCAACCGCCTATAAATTATGGGTCAATGGAAAACTCATGGCTTCGGCCGGAGAAACCGGCATCTCCAAAGAAACAATGAAGCCCAAATATCTCCCGCAATCCAAAGCCTTTGCGACGGATACGAATGAGATCGAACTGGTATTGCAGGTATCCAATTTTTACCATCTGAAAGGTGGGGTTTGGGAAACTGTCAGTTTTGGACTGGCATCGCATATTGAAAAATTCAAATTCGGTCAACTCACCACAGATCTATTTTTGTTTGGCAGCATCTTTGTCATGTCCCTGTACCATTTCGGGTTGTACGCTTTGCGCAGAAAAGAGCTGTCAACCCTGTATTTTGGCTTGTTCTGCTTAATGATTTCAATTCGTACCATTATCATGGGTGAGCGATTTCTGGTTATTTCCCTGCCTGATCTTTCCTGGTTTATCACCGCCAAACTTGAGTATGTGTCATTTTTTCTGGCTGTTCCTCTTTTTTCTATGTTTATTCAGTTTTTATATCCAGAGGATTTCCCCCAAAAAATATTAAGGGTTATTCAGGGAATCGGTTTTCTGGCATCATTCCTTGTTTTGGTAACCCCGCCGATTCTCTTCACGCAACTCACTATATCGTATCAGATATTCACTCTGGTTACCTGTCTGATCAGTATTTATGTGCTGGTCCGTGCTGTGACTAAAAAACGTGAGGGTGCGCGTATTTTTGTAGGTGGATTTCTGATCATGTTCTGCGCGATCATCAATGATATTCTGCATCACAATCAGATCATTTCATCCGATGACATGACACCTCTCGGATTGTTCGTTTTCATATTTTCCCAGTCTTTCCTGCTTTCACTGAGGTTTTCCCAGGCATTTTTCACCGTGGAAGAGCAATCCCAACGATTGATGGTTCTGGATAAATTGAAAGATGACTTTCTGGCCAACACATCCCATGAATTACGAACTCCGCTCAATGGTATCATTGGTTTGGGGGAGTCGATTCTGGATGGAGCCAAAGGCCCTGTTTCTCCGGGGCTGGCTCATGACATCCATATCATTGTCCAGAGCGGCAAAAGATTGTCCAATCTGGTCAATGACATTCTGGATTTTTCCAAAATGAAACATTCGGAACTTCAACTTCAACTGAAACCTGAAAATATCAAACAAACCATTGAACTGGTACTGACCATTTCCAAGACGCTGGTGGGAACCAAACCCCTACGACTCTCCAGCAAAATGCCTGAAGATATGCCGTTGGTTCTGGCTGATCATAATCGGTTGCAGCAAATTTTGTACAATTTGATTGGGAACGCAATCAAGTTCACCCACGAAGGGCAGGTCGAAGTGAATGTCAGAGTAGAACAACAGTTTGTTCATATTGATATTGTGGACTCGGGAATTGGAATTCCCGCAAATAAACTGGACCAGATCTTTATCTCCTTTGAACAGGTAGATGGTTCAACCGCGCGCGAATATGGCGGCACAGGACTGGGACTTTCCATCACTAAACAACTGGTTGAAGCCCATGGTGGAAAAATTTCTGTAACCAGCAAAATGGGTGAAGGTTCAGTTTTTTCGTTTTACCTGCCTGTCACCTCAGAACAGGAAGTCCAGGATACATCCTATTCGGATCTCACCAGGGAAAAGTATCAGATGCCTGATACCGTCTTGATTGATGAAATGGATGAGATTCCGAATGCATCCGGTTTGAAACAAAAAACGATCCTGGTTGTTGATGATGAGCCTGTGAACCTGCAAGTGCTCAAAAATTTGCTGACCCTCAGGAATTTCAGGGTGCTCACGGCACAGGATGGTTTTAGCGCACTTGAACTCATTGAAAAACAACTCCCGGATCTGGTCATACTTGATGTCATGATGCCACGGATGAGCGGTTATGAAGTGTGTGAGAAAATCAGGGAAACACATCAATCCTCAACACTGCCAATCGTCATGCTCACTGCCAAGAATCAGGTCAATGATCTGGTTCAGGGATTAAACAGCGGTGCGAATGATTATCTCAACAAACCTTTTTTTAAGGAAGAATTGCTTGCAAGGGTGGACACACATCTGGAGTTATCAGAAATCAACACTGCCTTTTTGCAGGCCAACCACCGGTTGAAATTGCTGTTGCAGGGCACTCGAGAAATCGCTGAAGCCAATGATAAATTTCACACAATGATCAATGCCGCGAATTCCATATTGTCTGAATTGCCTGTTTTGGAGAACGCCACAGCCCATCTTTATTTTGGAGAGAATAATCTTTCTTCCGGGAATCAATATACTTATTTCGGGTTTCCATTGAATTATGAACCATTCCCTCATGTAAAAATGGATTCTATTAAAGAAACAAAGCACCTGAATTGTTCTGCCATGCCGGCATTAATTCAGGAATCTTTTGATTCGGGAAACACACAAACATTTCTGCATGAACAAACACTGTATATTCCGCTAGGACATCGGGACCATCATCTGGGTGCGATCATGATTGAAGGCATTGATCATCACCTTATCCATGACGACTTGAAGGAATTTATTGACACCTTGGCCTATTCGCTGTCTGTCGCATTGGAAGACCTGAGTTTTGTGGTTGAACTGGAAAAGAAAGTTCTGGATCGAACACGACAACTGAATGAATCGCTCCATCAGGTTGAACAGCAAAATACGACGCTGTTGGCGAGCAACCGCAAACTTGAAGACCTCAACCAGACCAAGGAACAACTTCTCAAGCGTCTGAGTGAACTTTACAACACACAATTGGCTGATTTAACCGATGTTTTGGACCTGATTCAGATTGGTAACGGGGATCTCAAAGCCATGGTCCGTCAGGCCATCAGGGATGCGCATGAAATCAAGCAGTCATTGCGTCCTGTCACGTCACTGTATGTGTCAGAACAGGCGATCAGGAGTAAAAAAGTGCTCCTGGCTGAAACAGATAAAAAACAACAGATGCTTGCGAAAATGGCATTGGGTGGCACCGGAGTGGAACTGGATATAGTTTCAACGATTGAGCAGGGCAAAGAACAACTGGAGGCTTCCGTCTATGATATTCTGTGTATTAATTCAGAACTGATTGAACTGTCTGAAATCGCGCATCAATGTTCTCCAAATACAAAATCAGTGTTCATGACATCAGAAAGCGCCTCCACTTATTTACAGATATTGGATCGGTATCCGTTTCTTTCCAATATCGTATCTCGCAACGAGGAGGACCGAACCTTCACGCTGAAAAACATTTTCACAACGGTTAGCAAACTGATCAGTCAAGATCTGTTTGGCTTTGAAAAATATCTGAGTTGGGGTGTGGATGCCCAGCAGTATCCTGTGATCAACAGTGATTCACGACATAAACTTACAGATGGAATGGAAGACTATTTTAACCATTTGGGTGTGCGCAAAATGATCCTTAACAAATGCGTCATGGTGGCAGAAGAACTGTTGATGAACGCAATCTATGACGCACCTTCCGATGCTATGGGCAAAGCCCTGTATAATCATTTGCCGAGAACAGTGCCTGTCGAATTGAAACCGGAAGAACAAGGCCTGTTTCGGTATGCCTGTGATGGTTTGCTGCTTTCCGTCTCTGTTGAGGATCCCTTTGGCGGACTGGGCCGACAAACGATTCTGGAATATCTGAAAAGCTGTTATGAAGGTCGTGCGGGCTCACTCAACAAAGATAAAGGCGGAGCAGGA